One region of Flavobacterium sp. KACC 22763 genomic DNA includes:
- a CDS encoding molybdopterin molybdotransferase MoeA translates to MIKVEEAIAIIEANSTKMPTKNISVRKALGYVLAEKVISPINMPPFRQSAMDGYAFTHSIRHQYDVVGISQAGDHSNIKLKATEAIRIFTGAYVPDDADTVVMQEHVMANKNSILIATMPEKLSNVRPKGEQIAKDEVVFEANTLITPAAIGFLACLGITEIEVYKKPKVAILVTGNELVQAGEKLKKGKIYESNSVMLEAALQTIGIEKTKVYRVKDNLKATKKALQGILKKYDIVLISGGISVGDYDFVKEALLQNDVKELFYKINQKPGKPMFFGSKNETLVFALPGNPASSLTNFYIYVAPAVKNRIGFSEIHKPKVVRKLNSEIKNNTGKTLFLKAKYDETSVTVLDGQSSAMLNTFAVANSLLIVPEDIENYKKGQLVTLLPID, encoded by the coding sequence ATGATTAAAGTTGAAGAAGCCATAGCAATTATTGAAGCGAATAGTACTAAAATGCCAACAAAGAATATTTCGGTACGCAAAGCTTTAGGATATGTTTTAGCAGAAAAAGTGATTTCGCCAATCAATATGCCTCCATTTCGCCAATCAGCGATGGATGGATATGCGTTTACACACAGTATTCGCCATCAATATGATGTTGTTGGAATTTCTCAGGCTGGAGATCATTCAAATATAAAACTGAAAGCAACTGAAGCAATTAGAATATTTACAGGAGCTTATGTTCCAGATGATGCTGATACAGTGGTAATGCAGGAACATGTGATGGCAAATAAAAATTCGATTTTAATTGCTACAATGCCAGAGAAATTGTCAAACGTTCGTCCAAAAGGAGAACAGATTGCTAAAGATGAGGTTGTTTTTGAAGCCAATACTTTGATTACACCTGCAGCAATTGGTTTTTTGGCTTGCTTAGGGATTACAGAAATTGAAGTTTATAAGAAACCGAAAGTAGCGATTTTAGTAACAGGAAATGAACTAGTTCAGGCAGGTGAGAAGCTAAAAAAAGGGAAAATATACGAAAGTAATTCAGTTATGTTAGAAGCAGCGCTTCAAACTATCGGAATTGAAAAAACGAAAGTTTACAGAGTAAAAGATAATCTAAAAGCAACAAAAAAAGCGTTGCAAGGGATTTTAAAAAAATATGATATCGTTCTTATTTCTGGTGGAATTTCGGTTGGAGATTATGATTTTGTAAAAGAAGCATTATTGCAAAACGATGTAAAAGAACTTTTTTATAAAATCAATCAAAAGCCAGGAAAGCCTATGTTTTTTGGATCTAAAAATGAAACTTTAGTTTTTGCGCTTCCGGGAAATCCGGCTTCATCTCTGACTAATTTTTATATTTATGTTGCTCCGGCGGTGAAAAACAGAATTGGATTTTCGGAAATTCATAAACCGAAAGTAGTTCGAAAATTAAACTCAGAAATAAAAAACAATACCGGAAAAACATTGTTTTTAAAAGCAAAATACGACGAAACAAGCGTAACAGTTTTGGATGGACAAAGTTCTGCAATGCTAAACACATTTGCAGTTGCAAACAGTTTATTAATTGTTCCGGAAGATATTGAAAATTATAAAAAAGGGCAATTGGTAACATTATTGCCAATTGATTAG
- a CDS encoding DUF6755 family protein, whose product MSTFRRSQNRANPNKLNNILSTLIFILILNVSIQIWLLYASLNNALDNNKEILIPAFIASAILFLIGFAWLYYLPKGNFRNK is encoded by the coding sequence ATGAGCACATTTAGAAGAAGCCAAAACAGAGCGAATCCGAATAAATTGAACAACATACTTTCGACACTTATCTTTATTCTGATTTTAAATGTAAGCATTCAAATTTGGCTTTTGTATGCATCATTAAACAATGCATTAGATAATAATAAAGAGATTTTAATTCCTGCTTTTATCGCTTCTGCCATCTTATTTTTAATTGGGTTTGCTTGGCTTTATTATCTTCCAAAGGGAAATTTCAGAAACAAATAA
- a CDS encoding QcrA and Rieske domain-containing protein, producing MSKEDNLNENWKKDFPIKKQESTQVSRRDFAKFLTFVSGGLMVGTGFVTAKAFLLPKEEVQGEHFICNKEDVPVGGTRGFVLEGSTIPYILIHLESGEFRAYEQKCTHLSCSVFYKPGTGIIHCPCHEGSFDAMTGDVIAGPPPRALPQLEVVFKENAVFVKALIEKKES from the coding sequence ATGTCTAAAGAAGATAATTTAAATGAAAACTGGAAAAAAGATTTTCCAATAAAAAAACAAGAATCAACCCAGGTCAGTCGACGCGATTTTGCCAAATTCTTAACTTTTGTTTCTGGAGGCTTAATGGTGGGAACTGGATTTGTGACTGCAAAAGCTTTTTTATTGCCAAAGGAAGAAGTGCAAGGCGAGCATTTTATTTGCAATAAAGAAGATGTTCCTGTTGGAGGGACGAGAGGTTTTGTTTTAGAAGGAAGTACAATTCCGTATATTTTAATTCATTTAGAAAGTGGTGAATTTAGAGCTTACGAACAAAAATGTACGCATCTTTCGTGTTCTGTTTTTTATAAACCTGGAACCGGAATTATACATTGCCCATGCCACGAAGGATCGTTTGATGCCATGACGGGAGATGTAATTGCTGGGCCTCCACCGAGAGCTTTACCACAATTGGAGGTAGTTTTTAAAGAAAATGCTGTTTTTGTAAAAGCATTAATTGAGAAAAAAGAAAGCTAA
- a CDS encoding 4Fe-4S dicluster domain-containing protein: MNLTNFNTSEEFFVDMQRCIGCKACEMACAECETNGQQTLISVNYVDRAATIQTTVQVCMHCEDPVCANVCPADAISQDEFGVVHTASTERCIGCSNCVMACPFGVPKKVEEYDLMMKCTMCYDRTSVGKKPMCATVCPSGALFYGTREQIEEMRPNSTPINNFIFGKEKVKTKVNIMMPKGSTELRIY, from the coding sequence ATGAATTTAACGAATTTTAATACCAGCGAAGAATTTTTTGTAGATATGCAACGCTGCATTGGCTGTAAAGCTTGCGAGATGGCTTGCGCTGAGTGTGAAACCAATGGGCAGCAAACTTTAATCAGCGTAAATTATGTAGATCGCGCGGCAACTATTCAGACCACAGTTCAAGTTTGTATGCATTGTGAAGATCCAGTTTGTGCCAATGTTTGTCCCGCAGACGCTATTTCACAAGATGAATTTGGCGTAGTTCACACAGCAAGCACAGAAAGATGTATTGGTTGTTCAAATTGCGTAATGGCATGTCCGTTTGGAGTGCCCAAAAAAGTCGAAGAATACGATTTGATGATGAAATGCACCATGTGCTATGACAGAACCAGCGTTGGAAAAAAACCAATGTGTGCAACAGTTTGCCCTAGCGGTGCTTTGTTTTATGGCACCAGAGAACAAATTGAAGAAATGAGACCAAACAGCACACCAATTAATAATTTCATTTTTGGAAAAGAAAAAGTGAAAACCAAAGTCAATATTATGATGCCAAAAGGCAGTACAGAATTACGAATTTATTAA
- a CDS encoding molybdopterin oxidoreductase family protein has protein sequence MAKLPVSIEKIIDDFGPHLNYAPVDGYAGRDEPDEVVKTHCCFCGMQCGIQLMVKENKVVGFEPWMEFPFNEGRLCPKGVQRYLQNNHPDRLLHPIQRVEGKGFEKVSWDDAMDKTVSEIKRIQEKYGKHAFSMLSGVSLTNEKSYLVGKFARVALKTRNLDYNGRLCMVSAGAGNKKAFGLDRASNNYSDLEYAEVIIVTGANISETFPTLTHWIWKARDRGAKLIVIDPRMIPLARTADIHLDVKPGTDSALYGAMLKYLVDHDMLDHDFIDNYTSGFQETIDAVKDYTLEWAEEVTGIDKEKIKAAAELWGKAKTSFLLHARGIEHHSKGVDNVVGCINLVLATGRIGKPYCGYGTITGQGNGQGGREHGHKCDQLPGNRDIENPEHRKYISEVWGIDEKDLPGKGLTAYEIIEAIHRDEIKGLISICFNPLVSLPNNNYVRSALEKLEFYVCIDFFLNETARHADIVLAGSLQEEEEGTTTSAEGRVIRIRQAVTPPGEARTDTSILLEIAERLGEKDKFTYNNSEEIFNELRVASKGGTADYFGITYKKVEDNMGVFWPCPTEDHPGTPRLWEDKKFKTPDGKAHFNPAPYKLPGEVTDDEYPITLTTGRVVSQYLSGTQTRRIGKLVDQFPEPMVEIHPEMATKYNIKQRELVRVVTRRGEGIFPANIVETIRKDTVFIPYHWPGHKSANQLTPGTLDPISKIPEFKVCACQLFPQGAIAPPAKESEAYASV, from the coding sequence ATGGCAAAACTACCAGTATCAATAGAGAAAATAATAGATGACTTTGGACCACATTTAAACTACGCGCCAGTAGACGGTTATGCTGGAAGAGATGAACCAGATGAAGTTGTAAAAACGCATTGCTGTTTCTGTGGCATGCAATGTGGCATTCAATTAATGGTGAAAGAAAACAAAGTTGTAGGTTTTGAACCATGGATGGAATTTCCTTTTAATGAAGGTCGTCTATGCCCAAAAGGAGTACAGCGTTATCTTCAAAATAATCATCCTGATCGTCTTTTGCATCCAATACAAAGAGTAGAAGGAAAAGGTTTTGAGAAAGTTTCCTGGGATGATGCAATGGACAAAACGGTTTCTGAAATAAAAAGAATTCAGGAGAAATACGGAAAACACGCATTCTCAATGCTTTCTGGCGTTTCATTAACCAATGAAAAAAGTTATTTAGTTGGAAAGTTTGCTCGCGTTGCCTTAAAAACAAGAAATCTGGATTATAACGGCAGACTTTGCATGGTAAGTGCTGGTGCAGGAAATAAAAAAGCATTTGGTTTAGACCGAGCTTCAAACAATTATTCTGATTTAGAATATGCTGAAGTTATTATCGTAACTGGAGCGAATATCAGTGAAACATTTCCAACTCTTACTCATTGGATTTGGAAAGCCAGAGATCGTGGTGCAAAATTAATTGTTATAGATCCAAGAATGATTCCGCTGGCTAGAACTGCCGATATTCATCTTGACGTAAAACCCGGAACAGATTCGGCTTTATATGGCGCAATGCTGAAATATTTGGTAGATCACGATATGTTAGATCATGATTTTATCGATAATTATACATCTGGATTTCAAGAAACAATTGATGCTGTAAAAGACTATACTTTAGAATGGGCAGAAGAAGTAACTGGAATTGACAAGGAAAAAATAAAAGCTGCTGCCGAATTATGGGGAAAAGCAAAAACTAGCTTTTTATTGCATGCAAGAGGAATTGAGCATCATTCAAAAGGCGTAGATAATGTTGTAGGCTGTATCAATTTGGTTCTAGCAACTGGAAGAATCGGAAAACCGTATTGTGGTTACGGAACAATTACAGGACAAGGAAATGGTCAGGGAGGCAGGGAACATGGACATAAATGTGATCAATTGCCAGGAAACAGAGATATTGAAAATCCAGAACATAGAAAATATATTTCTGAAGTTTGGGGAATTGATGAAAAAGATTTACCAGGAAAAGGACTCACAGCTTACGAAATTATCGAAGCAATTCATAGAGATGAAATAAAAGGCTTAATTTCTATTTGTTTTAATCCGTTGGTTTCGCTTCCAAACAATAATTATGTGCGATCAGCTTTAGAAAAATTAGAGTTTTATGTATGTATTGATTTCTTCTTGAATGAAACTGCAAGACATGCGGATATTGTTTTAGCAGGCTCTTTACAGGAAGAAGAAGAAGGAACAACAACTTCTGCAGAAGGACGTGTTATTCGAATCAGGCAAGCCGTTACGCCACCGGGTGAAGCAAGAACAGATACTTCGATTTTATTAGAAATTGCTGAGCGTTTGGGCGAAAAAGATAAATTTACTTACAATAATAGCGAAGAAATTTTCAATGAATTACGTGTAGCTTCAAAAGGCGGTACAGCAGATTATTTCGGGATCACATATAAAAAAGTAGAAGATAATATGGGCGTTTTCTGGCCTTGTCCAACTGAAGATCATCCGGGAACACCAAGACTTTGGGAAGATAAAAAGTTTAAAACACCTGACGGGAAAGCGCATTTTAATCCCGCGCCATATAAACTTCCGGGTGAAGTTACCGATGATGAATATCCAATAACACTGACAACTGGACGTGTAGTTTCGCAATATTTGAGTGGAACGCAAACCCGAAGAATTGGCAAATTAGTGGATCAGTTTCCGGAGCCAATGGTCGAAATCCATCCAGAAATGGCCACAAAATATAATATTAAACAACGTGAATTAGTTCGAGTAGTAACGCGTAGAGGCGAAGGAATTTTTCCCGCCAATATTGTAGAAACTATTAGAAAAGATACTGTTTTCATTCCGTATCATTGGCCGGGACACAAATCTGCAAATCAGTTAACACCAGGAACATTAGATCCAATTTCTAAAATTCCTGAGTTTAAAGTCTGTGCCTGCCAATTATTTCCGCAAGGGGCAATTGCCCCGCCAGCAAAAGAATCTGAAGCTTATGCAAGTGTTTAA
- a CDS encoding MFS transporter, translating into MKKKTFNTKALLVASLVSILTIILVFYGSRQLQNFDAALVTYLFGTVFAFFGIVYRYTVWLQRPPTWMYFKRSLKFLFTGKVFSHLWFLGKESVQNILVQRFIYPRSKWRWFAHFCIAIGCLSAFAITIPLTFGWIHFTLAPNSISIYEAHFFGFKMMDFQINSFLAFLIFHALNWSSWLVIIGSVYYLRRRLTNPGLIATQTFEGDLLPLILLIAISVTGLCLTYSYQFMKGFAYDFLAVIHCVTVIMFLLWIPFGKFFHIIQRPAQIGAHIYKQEGIKKGMAVCPHTGDEFATKLHIEDLKIVTKQLGFDFTHEDGTSHLDLSPEGKRSRLAQAHLKARLEGGNLFG; encoded by the coding sequence ATGAAAAAGAAAACGTTTAATACCAAAGCTTTACTGGTTGCATCACTAGTTTCTATACTTACAATTATACTAGTATTTTACGGTTCAAGGCAGTTGCAAAATTTTGATGCTGCTCTCGTAACATACCTCTTCGGAACTGTATTTGCATTCTTTGGAATCGTTTATCGATACACAGTTTGGCTTCAAAGACCTCCAACTTGGATGTATTTTAAAAGGAGTCTTAAATTTCTTTTTACCGGAAAAGTGTTTTCACATTTATGGTTTTTAGGAAAAGAATCGGTACAGAATATTTTAGTTCAGAGATTTATTTATCCGAGAAGCAAATGGCGCTGGTTTGCCCATTTTTGTATTGCCATAGGATGTTTATCCGCTTTTGCGATTACAATTCCGCTAACATTTGGATGGATTCATTTTACATTAGCACCCAATTCCATTTCCATTTACGAAGCACATTTCTTCGGATTCAAAATGATGGATTTTCAAATAAATTCATTTTTAGCATTTCTGATTTTTCATGCATTAAATTGGTCTTCATGGCTTGTTATAATTGGTTCAGTTTATTATTTAAGAAGAAGATTAACCAATCCTGGACTTATTGCAACACAAACATTTGAAGGTGATTTATTGCCTCTTATTTTATTAATAGCGATTTCCGTTACTGGATTGTGTTTGACTTATTCGTATCAATTCATGAAAGGTTTCGCGTATGATTTTCTCGCTGTAATTCATTGTGTAACAGTAATTATGTTTTTGCTTTGGATTCCGTTTGGGAAATTCTTCCACATCATTCAGCGTCCCGCGCAAATTGGAGCACATATTTATAAGCAAGAGGGAATTAAAAAAGGAATGGCTGTTTGCCCTCATACAGGCGACGAATTTGCAACGAAGCTTCATATAGAAGATTTAAAAATTGTAACCAAACAATTAGGTTTCGATTTTACTCATGAAGATGGAACTTCTCATCTTGATTTAAGTCCTGAGGGAAAAAGATCGCGCTTAGCACAAGCACATTTAAAAGCCAGATTAGAAGGCGGTAATTTATTTGGATAA
- a CDS encoding magnesium transporter MgtE N-terminal domain-containing protein: MKTWLDKWNPEDEAYWNSDGSKIAWRTLTITTITLVLSFASWFMMSVIAVKLPGLGFNFSKDQLFWLTAIPGLAAGLLRIIHTFLLPIFGTRHIISLATAIKLIPVIGIGFAIMNVNTPFWVFAVLAFTTGFGGGDFSSYMPSTSLFFPQRLKGTALGIQAGIGNFGVSIAQFVTPLVISVGIFGASTVFTSIDPKETLTVFQNSSIEKQKEVFAALDSEVQTKILSNVKKNIVDSVSTAVNSQDNAVVFASLPVKAKAKAIANANPKLAEKIINNISAENTAVKNKPIYLQSAAFWYAPFLIIMAFISWFYLRSIPMKASVKEQLDIFSNKHTWYCTITYVMTFGTFAGLSAAFPLMIKFLYGDFPNAPDPLVYAFYGPLIGSASRIAFGFVADKVGGAVLTTITGLGILAGAIILVTQGLVAPTSMDQFPLFVAVILAMFFFTGIGNAGTFRQYPIIFKENPRQAAGVIGWTAAIAAFGPFIFSKLIGNNISANGTVNQFFIGVAFFTILATGINWWFYNRKNCEKPS; encoded by the coding sequence ATGAAAACTTGGTTAGACAAATGGAACCCCGAAGATGAAGCATATTGGAATTCTGACGGAAGTAAAATTGCATGGAGAACTTTAACAATTACAACAATTACATTAGTATTATCATTTGCCTCATGGTTCATGATGAGTGTTATAGCGGTAAAACTGCCTGGATTAGGATTTAATTTTTCTAAAGATCAGCTTTTTTGGTTAACCGCAATACCGGGATTAGCTGCCGGATTATTGCGAATTATTCACACATTTTTGCTTCCTATTTTTGGAACGCGACATATTATTTCTTTGGCGACAGCAATTAAATTAATTCCCGTAATCGGAATTGGTTTTGCAATTATGAATGTAAATACGCCTTTCTGGGTTTTTGCAGTTTTGGCTTTTACAACAGGTTTTGGCGGTGGAGATTTTTCTTCTTATATGCCAAGTACAAGTTTATTTTTTCCTCAGAGATTAAAAGGAACTGCATTAGGAATTCAGGCAGGAATTGGAAATTTTGGTGTTTCAATAGCACAATTCGTTACGCCATTAGTAATAAGCGTCGGAATTTTTGGAGCTTCGACCGTTTTTACAAGTATCGATCCGAAAGAAACGTTAACTGTTTTCCAAAATTCTTCAATTGAAAAACAAAAAGAAGTTTTTGCCGCTTTAGATAGTGAAGTACAAACGAAAATTCTTTCTAATGTAAAGAAAAACATTGTTGATTCTGTAAGTACGGCCGTGAACTCTCAAGACAATGCAGTTGTTTTTGCTTCACTTCCTGTTAAGGCAAAAGCAAAAGCGATTGCAAATGCAAATCCAAAATTAGCAGAGAAAATAATAAACAACATTAGCGCCGAAAATACAGCGGTAAAAAACAAACCAATTTATTTGCAATCTGCAGCATTTTGGTACGCGCCATTTCTAATAATTATGGCATTTATAAGCTGGTTTTATTTAAGAAGTATACCGATGAAGGCTTCTGTAAAAGAGCAATTGGATATTTTCTCAAATAAACATACTTGGTATTGTACAATTACGTACGTAATGACTTTTGGAACTTTTGCAGGTTTATCTGCCGCTTTTCCATTAATGATTAAATTTTTATATGGAGATTTTCCAAATGCGCCAGATCCTTTAGTATATGCTTTTTATGGACCATTAATAGGTTCTGCCAGCCGAATTGCTTTTGGATTTGTTGCAGATAAAGTAGGAGGAGCCGTATTGACAACCATAACAGGTTTAGGAATTTTGGCCGGAGCTATTATTTTAGTGACTCAAGGATTAGTTGCACCAACAAGTATGGATCAGTTTCCTCTTTTTGTAGCAGTAATTTTGGCAATGTTCTTTTTTACCGGAATTGGAAATGCTGGAACCTTCAGACAATATCCAATTATTTTTAAAGAAAATCCTCGTCAGGCAGCAGGAGTTATTGGTTGGACAGCTGCAATTGCGGCATTTGGACCATTTATCTTTTCTAAATTAATAGGAAATAATATTTCGGCTAATGGCACTGTAAATCAATTCTTTATTGGTGTTGCTTTTTTTACTATATTAGCTACAGGTATCAATTGGTGGTTTTACAATCGTAAGAATTGCGAGAAACCAAGTTAA
- a CDS encoding MFS transporter: MNNLSQSHRILFLNTLAFTVCFACWTLNGVLITFLADKGIFNFTVVEIGWLLGIPILSGSVFRLPIGILTDKYGGKYVFSVLLLLCSVPLFLLPFANSFWSFAVLSFFFGLVGTSFAVGIGYTSIWYPKEWQGRALGIFGMGNAGAAITTFIAPTLLNNLSESDPLNGWKMLPVIYASILVIIGILFIVFAKNKTNHGISKTMGELMSPLKKVRVWRFGAYYFLVFGFFVAYSQWLLPNFMNVYNTTLVMGGMFATMFSLPSGVIRAFGGYLSDKFGARKVMYWVLGSSIVISFLLMFPKMEIFTAGPGVMSLSNGTVTEISADKIIVNGKSHQINNKKDLEINSESSVFPVKKSWQEIIVKQNQEVKKKELLAKGITQINFSANLWVYVVLVTLIGISWGIGKAAVYKHIPEYFPNEVGVVGGMVGLIGGLGGFFGPIIFGYLLNYTGLWTSSWIFIFLVSVLCLVWMHRTIINAMRSKSPDFTREIEDNH; encoded by the coding sequence ATGAATAATTTGTCTCAATCTCACCGAATTTTATTTCTTAATACCTTAGCTTTTACCGTATGTTTTGCATGTTGGACATTAAATGGCGTTTTGATCACTTTTTTGGCTGATAAAGGAATATTCAATTTTACTGTAGTAGAAATTGGTTGGCTTCTCGGAATTCCTATTCTTTCGGGTTCTGTTTTCAGACTGCCAATAGGAATTTTAACAGATAAGTATGGTGGCAAATATGTTTTTTCGGTTTTACTACTCCTATGTTCTGTGCCGCTTTTTTTACTTCCTTTTGCAAATTCCTTTTGGAGTTTTGCAGTTCTAAGTTTTTTCTTCGGATTAGTTGGAACCAGTTTCGCTGTCGGGATAGGATACACTTCAATTTGGTATCCAAAAGAATGGCAAGGAAGAGCCTTAGGAATCTTCGGAATGGGAAATGCCGGTGCAGCCATTACCACTTTTATTGCACCTACCTTATTAAATAATTTATCTGAAAGTGATCCACTTAACGGTTGGAAAATGCTTCCAGTTATATACGCATCTATACTAGTAATTATCGGAATTCTTTTTATTGTTTTTGCTAAAAACAAAACCAATCATGGTATTTCAAAAACTATGGGAGAACTTATGTCTCCGCTTAAAAAGGTCAGAGTGTGGCGCTTTGGTGCGTATTACTTTTTAGTTTTCGGATTTTTTGTAGCCTACTCGCAGTGGCTTCTTCCAAATTTCATGAATGTCTACAATACTACTCTCGTTATGGGCGGTATGTTTGCGACAATGTTCAGTCTTCCGTCAGGAGTTATTAGGGCTTTCGGAGGTTATCTCTCAGATAAATTTGGAGCGAGAAAAGTGATGTATTGGGTTTTGGGCTCATCAATCGTAATCAGTTTTTTATTGATGTTTCCAAAAATGGAAATCTTCACTGCGGGTCCTGGAGTTATGTCTTTAAGTAATGGGACGGTAACAGAAATTTCGGCAGATAAAATAATCGTTAACGGAAAATCACATCAAATAAACAATAAAAAAGATCTGGAAATAAATAGCGAATCTTCTGTTTTCCCTGTAAAAAAATCTTGGCAGGAAATCATTGTAAAACAAAATCAGGAAGTAAAAAAGAAAGAATTATTAGCAAAAGGAATTACCCAAATCAACTTCAGCGCCAATCTTTGGGTGTACGTTGTTTTGGTAACGCTGATAGGAATTTCTTGGGGTATTGGAAAAGCGGCTGTTTACAAACACATTCCAGAATATTTTCCTAATGAAGTTGGAGTAGTGGGCGGAATGGTTGGTTTGATTGGTGGTTTAGGAGGTTTCTTCGGTCCAATAATCTTTGGCTATCTTCTCAATTATACTGGACTCTGGACAAGCTCATGGATATTCATATTTCTGGTTTCTGTTCTTTGTTTAGTATGGATGCACAGAACAATCATAAATGCGATGCGAAGTAAATCACCCGATTTTACAAGAGAAATAGAAGACAATCATTAA
- a CDS encoding MFS transporter — protein MSDLSQSHRILFFNTLAFIICFACWTLNGVLVTFLNDRGIFEWSVVEIGWLLGIPILTGSVMRLPMGILTDKFGGKPVFSCLLILSSIPLFLLPFAYNFWTFAILSFLFGMVGTSFAIGVGYTSVYYPKEWQGRALGIFGMGNSGAALTTFLAPTLLTKFSESDPENGWKWLPIIYASVLLAMGIVFLIFTKNKKIEAAPKTINQVFTPLKSIRVWRFGLYYFLVFGSFVTFSQWLLPNFLNVYHTTLVMGGIFAAIFSLPSGVIRAYGGFLSDRFGARKVMYWVLSSSVVLSFLLMFPKMDITTSGSGITAAKAGTVTDVSNDKIVIGDKTYPIIQEDKNAAHSKFFPSKKSWQQVVVEQNQEVQKKDLLAEGITQIHFEANMWIYLVLVILIGSAWGIGSAAVYKHIPDYFPNEVGVVGGMVGLLGGLGGFVGPIIFGYLLSTTGFWTSSWMFILAVSLICLIWMHRVVVNLMKEKSPEFAKDMDRKH, from the coding sequence ATGTCTGATCTTTCCCAATCACATCGCATTCTTTTTTTTAATACGTTAGCATTTATAATTTGTTTTGCCTGCTGGACGTTAAATGGAGTATTAGTAACTTTTTTAAACGACCGTGGTATTTTTGAATGGAGTGTCGTCGAGATAGGATGGCTTCTCGGGATTCCGATTTTAACAGGTTCGGTAATGCGTTTGCCAATGGGAATTCTCACTGATAAATTTGGAGGGAAACCTGTTTTTTCCTGTTTATTGATTTTGAGTTCAATTCCATTATTTCTTTTGCCTTTTGCTTATAATTTCTGGACGTTTGCGATTTTGAGTTTTTTATTCGGAATGGTAGGAACTAGTTTTGCCATTGGCGTAGGCTATACTTCAGTTTATTATCCAAAAGAATGGCAAGGAAGAGCGTTAGGTATTTTCGGAATGGGAAATTCTGGCGCTGCACTGACCACTTTTCTAGCTCCGACATTATTGACAAAATTTTCGGAAAGTGATCCAGAAAATGGCTGGAAATGGCTTCCAATTATTTATGCAAGTGTTTTGCTTGCTATGGGAATTGTTTTTTTGATTTTTACAAAAAATAAAAAAATTGAAGCAGCACCTAAAACAATAAATCAAGTTTTTACACCGCTTAAAAGTATCCGAGTTTGGCGTTTTGGATTATATTATTTTCTTGTTTTTGGTTCATTTGTAACATTTTCGCAATGGTTGCTTCCCAATTTTTTAAACGTATATCATACGACTTTGGTTATGGGCGGAATTTTTGCTGCTATATTTAGTTTACCATCTGGAGTTATCAGAGCTTATGGCGGATTTTTATCTGATCGTTTTGGTGCGAGAAAAGTAATGTATTGGGTTTTGAGTTCTTCAGTTGTTTTAAGTTTTCTGCTGATGTTTCCAAAAATGGATATTACAACATCTGGTTCTGGTATTACAGCAGCAAAAGCGGGAACAGTTACGGATGTTTCAAACGATAAAATTGTTATTGGCGATAAAACCTATCCGATAATTCAAGAAGATAAAAATGCTGCGCACAGTAAATTTTTCCCATCAAAAAAGTCTTGGCAGCAAGTTGTAGTAGAGCAAAATCAGGAAGTTCAAAAGAAAGATTTATTGGCAGAAGGAATCACCCAAATTCATTTTGAAGCCAATATGTGGATTTATTTAGTTTTAGTAATTCTGATTGGTTCTGCGTGGGGAATTGGCTCTGCAGCGGTGTATAAACATATTCCGGATTATTTTCCAAATGAAGTTGGCGTTGTAGGTGGAATGGTTGGCTTACTCGGCGGTTTAGGTGGATTTGTTGGACCAATTATCTTCGGTTATCTTTTAAGTACAACTGGTTTCTGGACAAGTTCATGGATGTTTATTTTGGCAGTTTCTCTTATTTGTTTAATATGGATGCATCGTGTTGTTGTGAATTTGATGAAAGAGAAATCACCAGAATTTGCTAAAGATATGGATCGAAAACATTAA